Proteins found in one Exiguobacterium sp. 9-2 genomic segment:
- the tdh gene encoding L-threonine 3-dehydrogenase yields MTKLVTAVEETTTTKTMRALVKEERGFGAALKEVPVPVPDRGEVLIRVEATSICGTDVHIYEWDAWAASRVNPPYVFGHEFSGEVVELGEGTKRLKLGDRVSAETHIVCHQCKQCLRGQYHICKNTKIIGVDTQGCFAEYVVMPEENLWVNPEDMPAGIASIQEPMGNAVHTVLASDVSAKTVAIVGCGPIGLMAVSVAKAAGAAEVVAIDVNPYRLELARTMGADVVIDSRHDDVLERIERMTDGDGIDVVCEMSGHPAAIRQAFEMVTAGGDVNILSLPVKPVEIDLTNHVVFKGVRVQGITGRKMYETWSQVSAFLSSGKVDVRPLITHTLPLERFEEGFELMRQGKCGKVVLQPRGTN; encoded by the coding sequence ATGACGAAATTAGTAACAGCGGTAGAAGAGACGACAACGACGAAAACGATGCGTGCACTTGTCAAAGAAGAGCGCGGATTCGGTGCGGCACTGAAAGAAGTACCCGTACCCGTACCGGATCGTGGAGAAGTCTTGATTCGAGTCGAGGCAACATCAATTTGTGGGACGGACGTGCATATCTATGAGTGGGATGCGTGGGCAGCGTCACGTGTCAATCCGCCGTATGTCTTCGGTCACGAGTTCTCGGGCGAAGTCGTCGAGCTCGGGGAGGGTACGAAACGCTTGAAACTTGGTGACCGTGTCTCGGCTGAGACGCATATCGTCTGTCATCAATGTAAACAGTGTCTTCGTGGGCAATATCATATCTGTAAGAACACGAAGATCATCGGTGTCGATACACAAGGCTGTTTTGCGGAATACGTCGTCATGCCGGAAGAAAACCTCTGGGTCAACCCGGAAGATATGCCAGCGGGAATCGCTTCGATTCAAGAGCCGATGGGAAATGCTGTCCATACCGTTCTTGCGAGTGATGTCAGCGCTAAAACGGTCGCAATCGTCGGTTGTGGTCCAATTGGTTTGATGGCAGTCTCAGTCGCTAAAGCAGCCGGTGCGGCGGAAGTCGTCGCGATCGACGTCAATCCATATCGTCTTGAACTCGCACGGACGATGGGGGCGGATGTCGTCATCGATTCACGTCATGACGATGTCTTAGAGCGGATCGAGCGTATGACCGACGGCGACGGAATCGACGTTGTCTGTGAGATGAGTGGACATCCGGCTGCGATTCGTCAAGCATTCGAAATGGTGACAGCAGGTGGAGACGTCAACATCCTCAGTCTGCCGGTCAAACCGGTCGAAATCGATTTGACGAACCACGTTGTCTTCAAAGGCGTCCGGGTTCAAGGCATCACCGGTCGGAAGATGTATGAGACATGGAGTCAGGTTTCTGCTTTCTTATCAAGTGGAAAAGTTGATGTCCGACCGTTAATTACACACACGTTGCCGCTTGAGCGGTTCGAAGAAGGATTTGAATTGATGCGTCAAGGGAAATGCGGGAAAGTCGTATTACAACCAAGGGGGACGAATTAA
- a CDS encoding glycine C-acetyltransferase — MGFEHLRTELEEMKQAGTFRNLVALESAQHNRVTIDGKELIQLSSNNYLGLAAHPRLAEQAAEAARTFGAGTGSVRTIAGTLEMHQAFERELATFKHTEAALVFQSGFATNLGVLSALLGPEDVVISDELNHASIIDGIRLTKAKRRIYKHVDLTDLEAALQETQDARTRLVVTDGVFSMDGNIAPLPEIVELAERYDALVMVDDAHASGVLGKAGRGTVNHFGLDGRVALQVGTLSKAIGVLGGYVACEQHVKDYLIHKGRPFLFSTSHPPAVVEANREALRVMEEETVLFDRLWENTEFFKQGLRDLGFDIGTSTTPITPVIVGDEARCHELSDRLRQEGVFAQGIAFPTVAKGKARVRTIVTAEHTREDLTTALAAFEKVGRELNLIG, encoded by the coding sequence ATGGGATTTGAACACTTACGGACAGAATTAGAAGAGATGAAACAGGCGGGCACGTTCCGCAACCTTGTAGCACTCGAGAGCGCGCAACACAATCGCGTGACGATTGACGGGAAGGAACTGATCCAACTGTCGTCGAACAACTACCTCGGACTCGCAGCACATCCGCGTCTTGCTGAACAAGCAGCGGAAGCAGCGCGGACGTTTGGTGCCGGAACAGGATCGGTTCGAACGATTGCTGGAACGCTCGAGATGCACCAAGCGTTTGAGCGGGAACTCGCGACATTCAAGCATACGGAAGCGGCACTTGTTTTCCAGTCGGGATTCGCAACGAATCTCGGTGTCTTATCAGCGTTACTCGGTCCTGAAGACGTTGTTATCTCAGATGAGTTGAACCACGCTTCGATCATCGACGGAATTCGTCTGACGAAAGCGAAACGCCGGATCTATAAACACGTTGACTTAACGGATCTTGAGGCGGCATTACAAGAAACACAAGACGCACGGACGCGCCTCGTCGTCACGGACGGTGTCTTCTCGATGGATGGGAACATCGCACCACTTCCAGAAATCGTTGAATTAGCCGAGCGTTATGACGCGCTCGTCATGGTCGATGATGCGCACGCTTCAGGTGTTCTTGGGAAAGCAGGACGCGGTACGGTCAATCACTTCGGTCTTGACGGTCGTGTTGCCTTGCAGGTCGGTACACTCTCAAAAGCAATCGGAGTCCTCGGTGGATACGTTGCGTGTGAACAACACGTCAAAGATTACTTGATCCATAAAGGGCGTCCGTTCTTATTCTCGACATCACATCCACCAGCAGTCGTTGAAGCAAACCGGGAAGCACTTCGTGTCATGGAAGAAGAAACGGTCCTCTTTGATCGTCTGTGGGAAAACACGGAATTCTTCAAACAAGGATTACGGGATCTTGGATTCGATATCGGGACGTCTACGACACCGATCACACCGGTCATCGTCGGTGATGAGGCGCGTTGTCACGAATTATCCGATCGCCTCCGTCAAGAAGGTGTTTTTGCTCAAGGAATCGCCTTCCCGACCGTTGCAAAAGGAAAAGCACGTGTTCGGACGATCGTAACGGCGGAACATACACGCGAAGACTTGACGACAGCGCTTGCAGCGTTCGAAAAAGTCGGTCGTGAATTAAACTTGATCGGTTGA
- a CDS encoding alpha/beta hydrolase, producing the protein MMSMKKKGILLSFLMLTLLLGGCIRIQYDATIHTDQSVTLKTTYAAKEHPVARLLNLNPNWKGYVKQAEKNGYAAKTFKTKDDYEGIRMQKTFANFKDMTSIKDEWKTGIGGILIPPDTKFDMKKSDGFWFDTYRLDTNIDLSIDRLNIKGYQPTGQVKKLADRYIRQADIEIKLHGPKVIGLQNGEKIDWSNYHDVSWKLYGTKANQLQLIAYVPNPTGWIITGVVLLIGVGLLLYWIFHRVRRLRRQQLKTISISLLVCLIVGGGAWWLFAEDTSSAPPPTRQIVTQGKSEIVPTFLVHGLFGTERTFVPMIQNFTKKKVADDGGRCDVTRSGKATCSVTPSPTGYPLVRIVFADDEASLADQQKWLNAAIAAYDAKQKATFADIQLVGHSMGGVDVVAYTVQEEMPYHVRKVVTLDSPIAGSDYAKLGLTLAPLGTNTNSPAIRDLAKGSPAMNNLNKRLETWPRDVLVYSFGAKGGDFNLISLKSSFALENYTDNIQTKSYKYDHFTIHRREPVFREIRNFLFKENRVTEEESS; encoded by the coding sequence CTGATGAGTATGAAGAAGAAAGGGATACTGCTCTCATTTTTGATGCTGACACTACTCCTTGGGGGGTGTATTCGCATCCAGTACGATGCAACGATCCATACCGATCAGAGCGTCACCTTAAAAACGACATATGCCGCAAAGGAACATCCAGTGGCGCGTTTACTGAATCTAAATCCGAATTGGAAAGGTTATGTCAAACAGGCAGAAAAGAATGGCTATGCGGCAAAGACGTTCAAGACGAAGGATGACTACGAAGGCATCCGGATGCAGAAGACATTTGCGAACTTCAAGGACATGACGTCGATCAAAGACGAATGGAAGACGGGCATCGGCGGGATTCTCATTCCACCTGATACGAAGTTCGACATGAAAAAATCAGACGGATTTTGGTTTGATACGTATCGACTTGATACGAACATCGATTTAAGTATCGATCGCCTGAACATCAAAGGGTATCAACCGACGGGTCAAGTCAAGAAACTTGCTGATCGTTATATTCGCCAAGCCGATATCGAGATCAAGCTCCACGGTCCGAAAGTGATTGGTCTCCAAAACGGAGAAAAGATCGACTGGTCGAATTACCATGATGTGTCATGGAAATTATACGGAACGAAAGCAAACCAACTACAGTTGATTGCCTATGTACCAAATCCGACAGGCTGGATCATCACCGGTGTTGTATTATTGATCGGTGTTGGCTTATTGCTTTACTGGATCTTTCACCGTGTCCGTCGTTTGCGTCGGCAACAGTTGAAGACAATCAGTATTTCGCTCCTTGTCTGTTTGATTGTCGGAGGAGGGGCATGGTGGCTATTCGCGGAAGATACATCGAGTGCTCCACCGCCAACGCGTCAGATCGTTACGCAAGGAAAGAGTGAAATCGTACCGACGTTCCTCGTCCATGGATTGTTCGGTACAGAGCGGACGTTCGTCCCAATGATTCAGAACTTCACGAAAAAAAAAGTTGCCGATGATGGCGGTCGATGTGACGTGACTCGTTCTGGGAAAGCGACTTGTAGCGTCACACCCTCGCCAACCGGCTACCCGCTTGTCCGAATCGTCTTTGCAGACGACGAGGCGAGCCTTGCCGATCAACAAAAGTGGTTGAATGCAGCGATTGCTGCGTATGATGCGAAACAAAAAGCGACCTTTGCCGATATCCAGCTCGTCGGGCACAGCATGGGTGGTGTGGATGTCGTCGCCTATACGGTCCAAGAAGAGATGCCGTATCACGTCCGAAAAGTTGTGACGCTCGACTCACCAATCGCCGGCTCCGATTACGCAAAACTCGGGTTGACGCTCGCACCGCTTGGCACGAATACGAACAGTCCCGCCATTCGTGATCTCGCGAAGGGCTCACCAGCGATGAACAATTTAAATAAGCGGCTCGAGACGTGGCCGCGCGATGTACTCGTCTATTCGTTTGGTGCCAAAGGAGGCGATTTCAATCTGATTTCGTTAAAGAGTTCCTTTGCACTCGAGAACTACACGGATAATATCCAGACAAAATCGTATAAATATGATCACTTCACGATTCATCGCCGGGAGCCGGTCTTCCGCGAAATCCGCAATTTCCTATTTAAAGAAAATCGGGTCACGGAGGAGGAATCATCATGA
- a CDS encoding phytoene desaturase family protein, whose amino-acid sequence MKHVVIVGGGIAGLTAAALIAQEGHTVTVLEGSREWGGSAGKFTRRDLTYPVGATLGMGFEPGGIHARVLDHLGVTHQVESLDVVMTIRIAGRTIHYYQDRAAFLTELTSHFPGQASSIQAFFAEIEQIHEMIRPLMAELPALPLQDPADVRRLVRHAKSVVLLPYFPLTIGHLLRKHRLADTLFAQVIDGILLDSMQTGQEASALLGAVALSIYHEGAYYVPGGLYRLAEQLKETAEESGATCLLGRKVTSIRKTSDGFLIEDRRGRLMLADAVICAVPLEGIREVVSMDMRRTLRRTYRRQEKLQQWATFTYYAAIPEALILSDEAFRQVHDPSLPSGHAFISLSRPDDRLRAPVGQRTLTMSCHVPIGTFDKTNRKRYDGQVETMSAIFEAILEQQFPGFAQQAIERHPGGPGAWVRYTFRPDGGVGGYPQRPSTSLLFAAPFRTGVDHFFAIGDTIFPGAGTIGATTSAIHAARQFGVRL is encoded by the coding sequence ATGAAACACGTCGTCATCGTCGGCGGAGGAATTGCAGGTTTAACGGCTGCGGCTCTGATCGCACAAGAAGGCCATACTGTTACCGTCCTTGAAGGAAGTCGTGAATGGGGGGGATCAGCCGGGAAGTTCACGCGCCGGGACCTGACGTATCCGGTAGGGGCGACACTCGGAATGGGGTTTGAGCCCGGTGGTATTCACGCCCGTGTTCTTGATCATCTTGGAGTAACGCATCAGGTCGAGTCGCTCGACGTCGTCATGACGATTCGCATAGCAGGACGGACGATTCATTATTATCAGGATCGTGCTGCGTTTCTAACCGAATTGACGTCACATTTTCCGGGGCAGGCATCGTCGATTCAGGCTTTCTTTGCTGAAATCGAGCAGATTCACGAGATGATTCGTCCGCTAATGGCAGAACTTCCAGCATTACCACTTCAAGATCCAGCAGACGTCCGGCGGTTAGTCCGTCACGCGAAAAGTGTTGTTCTCTTGCCGTATTTTCCGCTGACGATTGGTCATTTGTTACGAAAACATCGACTAGCGGATACGTTATTCGCACAAGTGATCGATGGGATTTTGCTCGACAGCATGCAGACAGGGCAGGAGGCCTCAGCTTTACTAGGAGCCGTCGCCTTATCGATTTATCATGAAGGTGCCTATTATGTTCCGGGAGGCTTGTACCGACTAGCTGAGCAATTGAAAGAGACAGCAGAGGAGAGCGGGGCAACCTGTCTCCTTGGGCGAAAAGTCACGTCGATTCGAAAGACATCAGATGGATTTTTGATTGAGGATCGCCGAGGACGCTTGATGCTTGCTGATGCTGTCATCTGTGCGGTTCCGCTTGAAGGCATCCGGGAAGTCGTCAGCATGGATATGCGACGAACGTTACGACGAACGTACCGACGACAGGAAAAATTACAGCAATGGGCGACCTTTACGTATTATGCGGCGATTCCAGAGGCACTCATTTTGTCTGACGAAGCATTCCGGCAAGTTCATGATCCGTCCTTACCTTCAGGTCATGCCTTCATCTCGCTGTCCCGTCCGGATGATCGATTACGTGCACCAGTTGGTCAGCGGACGCTGACGATGTCATGCCATGTTCCGATTGGTACGTTTGATAAGACGAACCGGAAACGCTATGACGGACAAGTCGAGACGATGTCGGCGATCTTCGAAGCCATTCTCGAACAGCAGTTTCCTGGCTTCGCGCAACAGGCAATCGAACGCCATCCGGGTGGACCAGGTGCATGGGTCCGCTATACGTTCCGTCCGGATGGTGGAGTCGGTGGATATCCGCAACGTCCGAGTACGAGTCTCCTATTCGCGGCACCGTTTCGAACAGGTGTCGATCATTTCTTTGCAATCGGCGATACCATCTTTCCGGGTGCTGGAACGATCGGTGCGACGACGTCTGCGATCCATGCTGCCCGACAGTTTGGAGTCAGATTGTGA
- a CDS encoding DUF445 domain-containing protein, whose protein sequence is MSSFEQPKTSTRRLATVSLIFMAVGFVVSLPFKENAWVFWLQSGFEAGLVGGIADWFAITALFRHPLGLKIPHTNLLPKNRERVIESIVHMLETDLLNKESIVAKLQHMTLADRVIKILRSILVLPAFRATVTELLVGLIRKLPKEAILEFANTRVTETIKAYPSKRLAVRAMELNEERRLDEWLMDQLLDYGQRLLEDPIIRDQIGRLAYTAMIDQEKNTFLRVTARTVQKVYSEEKLSLVIQGVLLTVIQDMRHVHHPNRLAILDHLRRNLAQLSIDEERLAKIDAWKASEVDRFDFVPVIERAYDAGLIELERYLTSDAFWTERAMPMLSRALDDWEQHPTFKDSSDQWMKEQLVRFVEQNHQKIGGLVRENLNRFDTETLIHMIEDKVGSDLQWIRVNGALCGFIIGLILGAIKVFVG, encoded by the coding sequence GTGTCATCATTTGAACAACCTAAAACATCGACACGGCGGCTTGCAACCGTTTCGTTGATTTTCATGGCGGTCGGATTCGTCGTCTCATTGCCATTTAAAGAAAATGCGTGGGTCTTTTGGCTCCAGAGTGGTTTTGAAGCCGGACTCGTCGGTGGGATTGCCGACTGGTTCGCGATCACGGCGCTGTTTCGTCATCCGCTTGGCTTAAAGATTCCCCATACGAACCTATTGCCGAAAAATCGGGAACGGGTCATCGAATCGATTGTTCATATGCTCGAGACGGACTTGCTCAATAAAGAGAGTATCGTCGCGAAGCTGCAACATATGACGCTCGCAGACCGTGTCATCAAAATCTTACGTTCGATTCTCGTTCTGCCTGCTTTTCGAGCGACCGTTACCGAACTATTGGTCGGTCTGATCCGGAAATTACCGAAAGAGGCGATTCTTGAGTTTGCGAATACACGGGTGACGGAGACGATCAAAGCGTATCCGTCCAAACGGCTGGCGGTCCGGGCGATGGAGTTGAATGAGGAACGTCGACTCGACGAGTGGCTGATGGATCAGTTACTCGATTACGGCCAACGTCTTCTCGAAGATCCGATCATTCGCGATCAGATTGGCCGCCTTGCCTATACGGCGATGATCGACCAAGAAAAGAATACATTCTTGCGGGTGACGGCGCGAACCGTCCAAAAAGTCTATTCAGAAGAAAAACTCAGTCTTGTCATTCAAGGTGTCTTGTTGACGGTCATTCAAGATATGCGACACGTCCATCACCCGAATCGTTTAGCGATTCTTGATCATCTGCGTCGTAACTTGGCACAGTTGTCGATTGATGAAGAGCGTCTAGCGAAAATCGATGCTTGGAAGGCAAGCGAGGTCGACCGGTTTGACTTCGTTCCGGTCATTGAACGCGCGTATGATGCTGGTTTGATCGAACTCGAACGCTACTTGACGTCAGATGCCTTCTGGACGGAACGGGCGATGCCGATGCTTTCGCGCGCTTTAGACGACTGGGAACAGCATCCGACGTTCAAAGATAGCAGTGATCAATGGATGAAGGAGCAACTCGTGCGTTTCGTCGAACAAAATCACCAAAAAATCGGCGGACTCGTGCGCGAGAACTTGAATCGGTTCGATACCGAGACACTCATTCACATGATCGAGGATAAGGTTGGCAGTGACTTGCAATGGATCCGGGTCAACGGAGCATTGTGTGGATTCATCATCGGTTTGATCCTCGGTGCCATCAAGGTGTTCGTCGGATGA
- a CDS encoding DNA-3-methyladenine glycosylase family protein has protein sequence MSRWTYDLTLSEAFDFKGIVSRLTEDPLQIEQNGRLVVPIFVEEQAYITTVEDIDGFTLRIDGSGPQAAVLAQLKRRFRLSEPNPAQRLKTTSLHAIVEQFGDERLVLDHSPFTALIRSIIHQQINLSFAHTLTERVFRTFGTVKDGIILPPTPRQLAAARREDLLALQLSGRKVDYLLGVATAEINYEELTSATDAEIAETLIALKGVGPWTVQNVLMFGYGRPDLFPASDIGILRAFERLLGYRPTVEEATRLAEEFAPVRSHAAYLLWRSIE, from the coding sequence ATGAGTCGGTGGACGTATGATCTAACGTTGTCGGAAGCATTTGATTTTAAAGGAATCGTGTCTCGTTTGACGGAAGACCCGTTACAAATCGAACAGAATGGGCGACTCGTTGTTCCAATCTTCGTTGAAGAACAGGCGTATATTACGACGGTTGAAGATATCGACGGCTTCACGTTACGGATTGACGGTTCAGGACCGCAAGCAGCGGTGTTGGCACAACTCAAGCGACGCTTTCGACTCAGTGAGCCGAATCCTGCGCAGCGTCTTAAGACGACGTCATTACATGCGATCGTCGAACAGTTCGGCGACGAACGGCTCGTTCTTGATCATTCACCGTTCACGGCCTTGATTCGTTCGATCATCCATCAACAAATCAATCTGTCGTTTGCGCATACGTTGACGGAACGTGTCTTTCGGACATTCGGAACGGTCAAGGATGGAATCATCCTACCGCCGACACCGCGCCAACTAGCGGCAGCGCGTCGCGAGGACTTGCTCGCTCTGCAACTATCAGGACGTAAAGTCGATTATCTACTCGGGGTAGCAACAGCAGAGATTAATTATGAGGAATTGACGTCAGCGACCGACGCAGAAATCGCTGAGACATTGATTGCACTGAAAGGTGTCGGACCATGGACGGTTCAAAACGTCCTGATGTTCGGGTACGGTCGTCCAGATCTTTTCCCGGCATCGGACATTGGGATATTACGGGCTTTTGAACGATTACTTGGATATCGACCGACAGTAGAAGAAGCGACGCGACTGGCAGAGGAATTCGCTCCTGTTCGCAGTCACGCTGCCTATCTATTATGGCGTTCGATTGAATAA
- a CDS encoding RicAFT regulatory complex protein RicA family protein — MWMYTDEQIIEKANEIAKMISETPEVERFKAAEANINGNEKVQKMMKQIKFLQKEAVNCQHYGKTEALARVEAKLDKLFAELDEMPVVQQFQETQEEVNGLLQYITVTISNGITDQIIEATDGDVLAGKTGSGMEAENKSGGCGY; from the coding sequence ATGTGGATGTATACAGATGAACAAATCATCGAAAAAGCCAATGAAATCGCCAAAATGATTTCAGAGACACCGGAAGTAGAACGATTCAAAGCGGCAGAAGCCAACATCAATGGGAATGAAAAAGTCCAAAAGATGATGAAACAAATCAAGTTCCTTCAAAAAGAGGCAGTCAACTGCCAACATTACGGCAAAACAGAAGCACTCGCACGTGTCGAAGCGAAGCTCGATAAATTGTTCGCTGAGCTTGATGAGATGCCTGTCGTCCAACAGTTCCAAGAAACGCAAGAAGAAGTCAACGGACTTCTCCAATACATCACGGTGACGATCTCGAACGGGATTACGGATCAAATCATCGAAGCAACGGACGGAGACGTTCTTGCAGGTAAGACAGGTAGCGGCATGGAAGCAGAAAACAAAAGCGGCGGTTGCGGCTACTAA
- the mutS gene encoding DNA mismatch repair protein MutS, with protein MEAVHNTPMMKQYFSIKADYPDAFLFYRLGDFYELFFEDAKKVAHELELTLTAKNGKNAEHPIPMCGVPHHAANGYIEQLIERGYKVALCDQVEDPKLTKGLVKREVIQVITPGTLMSALTEKENRYLVAVVEQDGRFGIARGDVSTGESALTSVATLDGVIKELSIILPREIIVTTEEHETALASLRIPLTRSSRRETHPHGDRAIDTAQAEAFAVLYAYMHDTQKRALTHLQPAIVYEASDFMQLEPNTVKNLELVRSARTGDKKGSLLGLLDVTGTAMGGRMLKRWLEKPLLSERVITERLDAVEELLQHYFERQQLKDTLREVYDLERLVAKVGYGTASARDLVQLKSTLRLIPRIQSALEEMMSERLGQLSLGLDPHDELSDLLDRAFVEAPPISTKEGGMIKSGYSPDLDELLVASKDGKTWLATLEANERAATGIKTLKIGYNRVFGYYIEVSRANAKLLPEGRYERKQTLANAERYITPELKEKEALILGAEEKSVTLEYDLFCGVRDEVKGHIESLQRVSRRIAELDVLVALAEIAETHDYVRPITTTGRTVDIQEGRHPVIETVLPRGEYVANGITLNEGREMLLITGPNMSGKSTYMRQFALIALLHQIGSFVPAAQAELPIFDQIFTRIGAADDLVSGQSTFMVEMVETQEALTRATDRSLILLDEIGRGTSTYDGMALAQAIVEHIARHVGAKTLFSTHYHELTVLEESIDRLANVHVRAVEQDGRVVFLHEVRDGKADQSYGIHVARLADLPDSLIERAQVLLSEFEQAEPVPVAAPVKAPVQEEPIDQLSLFSDADPLRETMASLDLINMTPLEALNTLYRLQAEARK; from the coding sequence ATGGAAGCAGTACACAACACACCGATGATGAAACAATACTTCTCGATTAAGGCAGATTATCCGGACGCTTTCTTGTTTTATCGGCTCGGTGATTTTTATGAATTATTTTTTGAGGATGCCAAGAAAGTCGCCCATGAACTGGAGTTGACGTTGACGGCGAAAAACGGTAAAAACGCGGAGCATCCGATTCCGATGTGTGGCGTACCCCATCACGCGGCGAACGGCTACATCGAACAGTTGATCGAGCGTGGTTATAAAGTGGCGCTTTGTGATCAAGTCGAGGATCCAAAGTTGACGAAAGGACTCGTCAAACGCGAAGTCATCCAAGTCATCACACCGGGAACGTTGATGTCTGCGTTGACGGAAAAAGAGAATCGGTACCTAGTAGCGGTCGTCGAACAGGACGGTCGTTTTGGGATTGCCCGCGGTGATGTCTCAACAGGTGAGAGTGCCTTGACAAGCGTTGCAACACTCGATGGTGTAATCAAAGAATTAAGCATTATCTTGCCACGGGAAATCATTGTCACGACAGAGGAACATGAGACGGCACTTGCGTCCTTACGGATCCCGCTAACGCGCAGTTCACGACGCGAGACACATCCACATGGAGATCGCGCGATTGATACAGCCCAAGCGGAAGCCTTTGCTGTCCTCTATGCCTACATGCACGATACACAAAAACGAGCGTTGACACATCTGCAACCAGCCATTGTCTACGAAGCGAGCGATTTCATGCAACTCGAACCGAATACGGTCAAGAATCTTGAGCTCGTCCGCTCGGCACGGACAGGAGACAAAAAGGGTTCGTTGCTTGGTCTACTTGACGTGACAGGTACAGCGATGGGTGGACGGATGCTGAAACGCTGGCTGGAAAAACCGTTGTTATCGGAGCGAGTCATCACGGAACGGCTCGACGCTGTCGAGGAACTATTGCAACACTATTTCGAGCGTCAGCAATTAAAAGATACGTTACGGGAAGTCTATGATCTTGAGCGACTCGTCGCAAAAGTCGGTTACGGAACAGCGTCAGCGCGTGATCTCGTTCAATTGAAGTCGACGTTGCGATTGATTCCCCGTATCCAATCAGCACTTGAAGAGATGATGAGCGAACGTCTCGGTCAACTTAGTCTCGGACTCGATCCACACGACGAATTGAGCGATCTACTCGATCGTGCGTTCGTTGAAGCCCCACCGATCTCAACGAAAGAGGGCGGGATGATCAAGTCCGGTTATTCACCAGACCTCGACGAGTTACTTGTCGCTTCAAAAGACGGCAAGACGTGGCTTGCGACACTCGAAGCAAATGAACGAGCAGCAACCGGCATCAAGACGTTGAAGATCGGTTACAACCGTGTCTTCGGCTATTACATCGAGGTCTCGCGTGCAAATGCCAAACTGTTACCGGAAGGACGGTATGAACGGAAGCAGACACTCGCCAATGCTGAGCGTTATATCACACCGGAATTAAAAGAAAAAGAAGCGCTGATCCTAGGGGCGGAAGAGAAGAGTGTCACGCTCGAGTACGATCTCTTCTGTGGAGTGCGCGATGAAGTCAAAGGACATATCGAAAGCTTACAGCGCGTCAGTCGCCGGATTGCGGAACTCGACGTCCTCGTCGCACTGGCTGAGATTGCCGAAACACACGACTATGTCCGACCAATCACGACGACCGGCCGAACGGTTGATATTCAGGAAGGACGTCACCCGGTCATCGAGACAGTCTTACCGCGCGGTGAATACGTCGCGAACGGGATTACCTTAAACGAAGGACGCGAGATGCTGTTGATCACTGGACCGAACATGTCCGGTAAATCGACCTATATGCGACAGTTCGCCTTGATTGCTTTATTGCATCAAATTGGCTCGTTCGTACCAGCTGCTCAAGCGGAACTGCCGATCTTCGATCAAATCTTCACCCGGATCGGGGCAGCAGACGACCTCGTCAGTGGACAGTCGACATTCATGGTCGAGATGGTCGAGACACAAGAAGCCTTGACGCGTGCAACGGACCGGTCTTTGATCCTGCTTGATGAAATTGGTCGCGGGACCTCGACGTACGACGGGATGGCACTCGCACAAGCAATCGTTGAACACATCGCCCGGCACGTTGGAGCGAAGACGCTATTTTCGACCCATTATCATGAACTGACGGTGCTCGAAGAATCGATTGATCGATTAGCGAACGTTCATGTCCGTGCCGTTGAACAAGATGGGCGTGTCGTCTTCTTGCATGAAGTACGCGACGGAAAAGCCGACCAATCGTACGGAATCCATGTCGCACGGTTAGCTGATTTACCAGATAGTCTGATCGAACGGGCGCAAGTCCTCTTGTCCGAGTTCGAGCAGGCTGAGCCTGTTCCGGTCGCAGCACCTGTAAAAGCTCCTGTTCAGGAGGAGCCGATTGATCAACTCAGTCTGTTCTCAGATGCGGATCCGTTACGAGAGACGATGGCTAGTCTTGATTTAATTAATATGACGCCACTCGAGGCACTGAATACGCTATACCGTCTACAAGCCGAAGCGAGAAAGTGA